A single window of Anopheles moucheti chromosome 2, idAnoMoucSN_F20_07, whole genome shotgun sequence DNA harbors:
- the LOC128299068 gene encoding serine protease snake-like, producing the protein MGSRQKCALWLISLMRLILYLALITVVGAIVGGDSAIPGEYPHMAVLGRDCIYPEGGGCVGGYEWFCGGSLVSARFVLTAAHCAHVGMSNPPSVVQLGTHDLRHPSLIVDVQMIVQHPGYGGILSYNDIALIQLASPVTTIQPAYLWRSEAIPEHVPLIATGWGKVGHFEEPSMVLQRVQIPLVPNTRCNQLLYRNRRLRQGVLPTQLCAGDPHGGKDTCEGDSGGPLQLKLSVAGLKGNANRYYIVGITSNGGICGTVNRPGLYTRVSSYIGWIERELQRPINYDSSQLINIILLPNVFSRWMFCCL; encoded by the exons ATGGGTTCCAGACAAAAGTGTGCCCTGTGGCTGATTTCGTTGATGCGGTTAATCCTCTACCTCGCCCTAATAACAGTGGTGGGTGCCATAGTGGGTGGTGATAGTGCGATACCCGGCGAGTACCCGCATATGGCCGTGCTGGGGCGGGACTGCATCTATCCGGAAGGTGGCGGCTGTGTTGGCGGGTACGAATGGTTCTGCGGAGGTTCCCTAGTATCGGCACGCTTCGTCCTGACGGCGGCACACTGCGCACACGTCGGCATGTCCAATCCCCCGTCGGTGGTGCAGCTCGGCACGCACGATCTACGCCACCCGTCCCTTATCGTGGATGTGCAGATGatcgtgcagcatccgggctaTGGTGGCATTCTTTCGTACAATGATATCGCACTGATACAGTTGGCATCGCCGGTGACCACCATCCAACCCGCCTATCTCTGGAGAAGTGAAGCAATCCCCGAGCATGTGCCACTGATTGCTACCGGATGGGGAAAAGTTGGCCACT TTGAAGAACCGTCCATGGTACTGCAACGTGTCCAGATTCCGCTCGTCCCAAACACTCGGTGCAATCAGTTGCTGTACCGAAACCGACGCCTGCGCCAGGGCGTGCTACCGACCCAGCTGTGTGCCGGCGATCCGCACGGTGGCAAGGATACGTGCGAAGGCGATTCCGGTGGTCCGCTGCAGCTGAAGCTTTCCGTCGCTGGTTTGAAGGGAAACGCTAACCGTTACTACATCGTCGGCATCACGTCGAACGGTGGGATCTGTGGCACGGTCAATCGGCCCGGGCTTTATACGCGCGTTTCATCCTACATCGGTTGGATCGAGCGGGAGCTGCAG CGCCCCATAAATTATGATTCATCGCAGCTTATCAACATCATTTTGTTACCTAATGTATTTTCACGttggatgttttgttgtttgtag
- the LOC128303402 gene encoding pyridoxal phosphate phosphatase PHOSPHO2 — MFSSSGRILKRLAVLDFDHTVCEHNTDIVVRDLLGPGGVPPDVQSILRSCGWIPYMQRIFRLLHQNGFQPMDIASAIRGIPEVPGMKSCIGNLVRHGFDVIIISDSNSEFIRVWNDFNDIGPYIHTVFTNPARFDSSGLLELRPYHFQTECTLSSKNLCKGKILNEFLRRQHDERQIEYEKVFYAGDGKNDVCPMLRLGSNGYACARRGFSCHDALQNAIGKLEHPYPAKVLQWTDGHELNDLIWTELED; from the coding sequence ATGTTCTCCAGCAGCGGACGAATACTGAAGCGGCTGGCGGTGCTAGATTTTGACCATACGGTCTGCGAACACAACACAGACATTGTGGTGCGTGATTTGCTCGGTCCGGGAGGCGTTCCACCGGATGTGCAAAGCATACTGCGATCGTGCGGCTGGATCCCGTACATGCAGCGCATCTTCCGGTTGCTGCACCAAAACGGCTTCCAGCCGATGGACATTGCCTCAGCGATACGCGGCATACCGGAGGTACCGGGTATGAAGTCCTGCATCGGCAACCTGGTACGGCATGGCTTCGACGTGATCATAATCAGCGATTCCAATTCGGAGTTCATACGAGTGTGGAATGATTTCAATGACATCGGCCCATACATACACACCGTGTTCACCAATCCGGCCCGTTTCGATAGCAGTGGACTGTTGGAGCTAAGGCCGTACCACTTCCAAACGGAGTGCACGCTCAGCTCAAAAAATCTATGCAAGGGCAAGATTTTGAACGAATTTTTGCGACGCCAGCACGACGAACGGCAAATCGAGTACGAGAAGGTGTTTTATGCGGGCGATGGCAAAAACGACGTTTGTCCAATGCTGCGACTGGGCAGCAATGGTTATGCCTGTGCGAGACGTGGATTCTCCTGCCACGATGCGCTACAGAACGCAATCGGGAAGCTGGAACATCCGTATCCGGCCAAGGTACTGCAGTGGACGGATGGACACGAGCTGAATGACCTCATATGGACTGAACTGGAGGACTGA
- the LOC128303412 gene encoding protein PET117 homolog, mitochondrial, producing the protein MSTAAKLTFISACIASGSLIAYVHYSQAADRERLHEGVRRDVERQRLKHLVAGAENGPIANNDSGPRSSGTLAS; encoded by the exons ATGTCGACCGCAGCCAAATTAACCTTTATTTCCGCCTGTATCGCTAGCGGTAGTCTCATTGCTTACGTCCACTACAGTCAAGCAGCTGATCG CGAGCGATTACATGAAGGCGTACGGCGAGATGTGGAAAGACAACGGTTGAAGCATCTTGTCGCCGGGGCAGAAAATGGACCGATTGCGAACAACGATTCGGGACCGAGATCAAGCGGAACTTTAGCGAGCTAA
- the LOC128303378 gene encoding zinc finger MYND domain-containing protein 11: MSGTWQQQTPCGVITAIWSTISANPSGEMEHTRLVKLLSKSLHPDYQELAEQHIKTALEEGLIVSARAKQRGKQKSSTNYTFPKWQTISVLQPDKCCYECHDTGNVVKCEGCMRSFHEGCVKSLDEKQDELSQFVSKEKRIIISASEQRPTTPRAQRRNSTVSVGTMAESIVWPVDLEQEDDESIEIMDEEIPGTVIKHETMSLDSSYQSVKLENDVKEGLLVDDPTFVGIIRPPNRRLEKMLNSSTIKPEEPESDSDDQAAQAEENELLMRRYCYACQVLKNSPNNVPPNVEKRELNYLLGFVVEQYKSWLPKNTFAPTKLFRNKSRKPVLTIKAIDICKKMLLHTPTSLADVQEKLANNEYSSLEEFHVDMLDIAHNIGIIHGVNSLDYSAAMYLLADCVYELREIRQCPDCYRHSAEKAEPEWFTRPCRTRHEVVFAKLKSFQYWPAKVVRVANDRYDVRFFGDKHMRALVNANCVRPIDTDLRTLRVNAKQRGFQQAMAEMLQYQSLSEGVREYFSFPSAMEQMERARTARETVVESSVLPVPCGEPVVNGSIISRPVTRKRNIQNPQPSGVNLQKQRKLLDRLINPVELRAKALQLLQEAEEKWSRTLEELKEKHRAEIGSLKKKQWCAMCEKEARIQCCWNTSYCTTACQKSHSVQHQKRHQAGSRYHRLRSVSPAKQGS; encoded by the exons ATGTCCGGCACATGGCAGCAACAAACGCCTTGTGGCGTAATTACCGCCATTTGGAGCACCATCAGCGCTAACCCATCGGGCGAAATGGAACACACGCGCTTAGTTAAACTGCTTAGCAAATCGTTACATCCAGACTATCAGG AACTAGCtgaacaacacataaaaacagcGTTGGAAGAAGGGCTCATAGTGAGCGCTCGTGCAAAACAGCGCGGCAAGCAAAAGTCCAGCACTAATTACACATTTCCAAAATGGCAAACCATATCCGTCCTACAGCCGGACAAATGTTGCTACGAATGTCACGACACTGGAAATGTGGTAAAGTGCGAAGGTTGCATGAGAAGTTTTCACGAGGGGTGCGTAAAATCTCTGGACGAAAAGCAGGACGAGCTGAGCCAATTTGTGTCCAAGGAAAAACGGATCATTATATCAGCGTCCGAGCAGCGACCAACAACTCCACGAGCACAGAGACGCAACTCCACCGTATCGGTTGGCACCATGGCAGAAAGTATTGTTTGGCCAGTAGATTTGGAACAGGAGGACGACGAGTCGATTGAAATTATGGACGAAGAAATACCGGGAACCGTGATAAAGCATGAGACAATGAGTCTGGATTCTTCCTACCAGAGTGTGAAGCTGGAGAACGATGTAAAGGAAGGGCTGCTGGTGGATGATCCCACGTTTGTAGGGATTATCCGACCGCCGAATCGACGTCTCGAAAAAATGCTTAACTCATCAACAATTAAACCGGAAGAGCCTGAGTCGGACAGTGACGACCAGGCGGCACAGGCGGAAGAAAATGAATTGCTGATGAGACGATACTGCTATGCCTGCCAAGTGCTTAAGAACAGTCCCAACAACGTCCCTCCGAATGTTGAAAAGCGGGAATTAAATTACCTTTTAGGCTTCGTTGTTGAACAATACAAATCTTGG CTACCGAAGAATACTTTTGCTCCCACCAAACTGTTCAGAAATAAGTCGAGAAAACCGGTGCTCACGATCAAAGCAATAGACATCTGCAAAAAGATGTTGCTGCACACCCCAACATCGCTAGCAGATGTTCAAGAAAAACTCGCAAATAATGAGTATAGTTCCCTAGAAGAGTTTCATGTTGATATGTTGGACATTGCACACAACATAGGCATCATCCATGGAG tgAACTCACTAGACTACAGTGCGGCAATGTATTTGCTTGCCGATTGTGTTTACGAACTGCGGGAAATACGCCAGTGTCCCGACTGTTACCGTCACTCGGCGGAAAAAGCGGAACCGGAATGGTTTACGCGGCCATGCCGTACCCGGCATGAGGTGGTGTTTGCCAAGCTGAAAAGCTTCCAATATTGGCCAGCGAAAGTGGTCCGAGTGGCGAACGATCGGTACGATGTGCGTTTCTTTGGCGATAAGCATATGCGAGCATTGGTAAATGCAAACTGCGTTCGTCCAATTGATACCGACTTACGCACCCTCCGGGTGAACGCTAAGCAACGTGGCTTTCAGCAAGCCATGGCCGAAATGCTTCAGTATCAATCACTATCCGAAGGCGTAAGAGAAtacttttcctttccatccGCAATGGAGCAAATGGAACGGGCTCGGACTGCACGTGAGACTGTGGTGGAAAGTTCAGTTCTACCGGTACCGTGTGGCGAACCAGTCGTTAACGGAAGCATCATATCGAGACCCGTGACAAGAAAACGCAACATTCAAAATCCGCAACCCAGCGGGGTGAATCTACAGAAGCAGAGGAAACTTTTAGACCGCCTTATAAATCCGGTGGAATTGAGAGCGAAAGCTTTACAACTACTGCAGGAAGCGGAGGAAAAATGGTCTCGTACTCTCGAGGAGCTTAAGGAAAAGCACCGTGCTGAAATTGGTAGCCTTAAAAAGAAGCAATGG TGTGCCATGTGTGAAAAAGAGGCCAGAATTCAATGCTGTTGGAACACGTCCTACTGTACGACAGCTTGCCAGAAAAGTCACTCGGTACAGCATCAAAAACGGCACCAGGCCGGAAGCCGGTATCATCGTCTGCGTTCCGTTTCCCCAGCAAAGCAGGGTAGCTAA